One Scomber scombrus chromosome 23, fScoSco1.1, whole genome shotgun sequence genomic window, GGTACCTTATATGCTCTTAAATCGTTCTGTGTAATTTGACTCTGTTGTAACAtagtgttgttgttgatgttgcgACACATATCTCCTAGGCTTAAATCTGTTCTTGTCATGGCAGGTAATGTTGCTGTGGTGCGGTCATACGTAGCTGGAGCTACCTCACTGAAAGAGAGGACTAATGCCATGGCAAATATGAGTGCATGTCAAGCCCTGGGGTTTATCCTAGGACCAGGTAAAGATGCCTGTATTGTTCCTATTATGTaaagatttaagaaaaaaggtCAACATGCAGTATAGAGAGCAGTGCTGCAGCTGTGgtatgtaatgtttttaattttggaCATTTACATATCTTCGTGTATGGTCAGCTCTGCAGGCTGGCCTGTCATTTGTCGGTGAGCATGGTTTCACAGTAAAGATCATCGACCTGCAGCTCAACATGTACACTGCCCCGGCTTTACTGGCTACGTTCTTTGGCCTCATAAACATCCTGCTGGTAGTTCTTGTGCTGAGGTAAGACTTTCTTCTTCACATACAGTTTACACAACATATTCTACTTACAGCTATATAGTGATGGGTTTAAAGTGCAGACTCTTTAATTTGAGGTTATTCACATTCAAATTGGAGGAAGGGTTTGGGAATTACAGCTCTTTCATATGTACCACACTCTTTTTTTAAGGGACCATTAATAGTGGGACAATtgattttaaaagctgtttcatgGACAGGTGTCAATTAAGCAGTTAAAAGGTCTGGACTTGACTCCAGGTGTGGTCTTTGCTTTTGTAAGCTGTTCCTGTGAACACCTACATTATGCAATCAAAAGAGCTCTCTATGCAAGTGGAAAATGTCATCGTTAAGCTGCAAATACCACAAAAAATTGCATCAGAGAGATCCCAAGAACATTAGGAGTGTCCAAATCAACAGTCTGGTACATtctgaggggggaaaaaatgcactGTTGAACTCGGTAGCACAAAAAGACCTGGATGTCCACAGAAGACAGCAGTGGTGGATGATTGCAGGATAACTTTCCATGGTTAAGTAAAACCCCTTTACAACCTCCAGCCAAGTGAAGAACACTCTCCAGGAGGTAGACATATCATTATTAAAGTCTGCCATAAAAAGAAGACTTCACAAGAGCAAATACAGAGGGTTCACCTCAAGGTGAAAACCATTCATAAACCTCAAGAATAAAAAACCCAGATTAGACTTTGccaaaaaacatctaaaaagcaGCACAGTTCAAGAACAGCATTCTTTGGACAGATGTAACTCTGATCAGTCTGTACCAGAAtaatgggaggaaagaagtgtGGACAAGGCATTGAACGGTCATGATCCAAAGCATACCACATCATCTGTAAAACATGGTGAAGGTAGTGTGATGGTTGGGCATGCATGGCTTCTAATAGCACTAGGTCACTAGTGTTTATTgatgatgtgacagaggacagaagcagCAAGATGAGTTCTGAGATGTATAGGGATATACTGTCTGCTCAGATTCACCCAAATTCAGCAAACTTTATTGGATGGCGCTTCACAGTACAGATGGagaatgacccaaaacatactaTGAAAGCAACCCAGGAGCTTCTTAAAGCTAAGAAGTGAAATATTCTGCAATGGACGAGTCAATCACCTGATCTCAACTTGATCGAGCATGGATGTCACCTGCTAAAGACAAAACTTCAGGCAGAGAGACTCACATACAAATAACAACTGAAGACAGTTACAGACCTCAGGCAGTCATTGCCTGCAAAGGATTCTTGacaaaggttttaaaaatgaactttttatttatgattaaCAAAGTTTGTCCAAATACTTTTGAGCCTCTGAAATAAGtggactgtatataaaaattgCAATTCCTAAcattttaaaccatatttttgTCCAATCCCttgaattaaagctgaaagtctGTACTTCAATCACATcttgattgtttcatttcactcaGTCTACAGAGTCAAAATTACGAAAACTGTGTCACTGTCCAAATTTTTATGGActttactgtataaaaaaatTCTATTTTTGATTTAGTAATGTTTTCAATTTGAATACATGAAATTAACACCACCTTTCTGTGTATTTCAAAAAGCCAATAATAGAGTGGACAGTGATCAAAATAATCTTTTAATTCATGCACTGATATAAATTTGCTTAGGTGTCTGTTTTGATTCTCACTTACAGAGAGCACCGTGTTGACGACCATGGAAGACAAATTCGAGCCATCAACTACACATCAGAAGGTATAattctttttctgtattttttttattgaagacacatttaaaatagaaaatgtgcACTAAATTGTGATTACATGTAAAATTTCCTACTACCTCTTCCCGCCCACACACAGCAGTGGTGTAGACTTCCAACATGAATGACGAATGAAGCagggtttaaaataaaatgttattagtATACTGTTATTAAGTTTATCAAAACAGGTAATGACGTATTGTACAAATAAATGAGGTTATATCAGTTATCTAGAGAGGAAGCTCAGTGGACAGTGCTTACACTGTAGTAGTAATGCCTTTAGAGAAGTATAGAATCACTATAGTAAAGTAAATGTGCAGTATTTGCAGGGCTTATTGCAGGATATTGGTTAAGTGTCTCTTGGTTGAAGGCTTTGATCTGTTCTTCCCTCTCTTGCAGACAGAGTTGACATTAACGAAGAAACCGAAGAAACCATCGACCAAGTAGCAGTCCTGACTTCTAACGCCCTATTCTTCATCATCATGTTCATCTTTGCTGTCTTTGAGACGTATGTATTTAATAACAGTATTGACACAGGCAAGCTAGAATACATTTTATCGTTACTTCACCCCGGCCTCTTtgtatgtttgtcattttttcagAATAGCCACCCCTTTGTCCATGGACATGTTCTCCTGGACAAGGAAGGAAGCTGTGTTGTACAATGGCATCATCATTTGCGGCATTGGATTTGAATCCATCCTGGTGTTTCTGATTGTAAAAATGGCCTCTCAAAGGTATTTACATGCACCTTTTTAGTTGCATATACACTGTATTTCAACTTCTTGTGTTTGGTTTATCAGGAGGAATATTTTCTCCCCTCTAGGTTCGGGGATCGTCCTGTGTTGCTCGTAGGCTTGGCCATCATATTCTGTGGCTTCTTTATTCTGCTTCCCTGGGGAAACCAGTACCCCAAAATCCAATGGGCAGGTATGGATTGTTTTAATTGCACAGGCTACTCTTATTATCCTGTGTTGAGATTGAATGACAGTGTGGTTCTTACTGCTCTTTGTCATTGAAACAAGTGTAGCAGTGTCTAGAATactattaaatgcattttttcttgtttttcttttcaaaacacaGACCTTAAAAACACCTCAATGGTCAGTCAAATGTCTGAAGTCACGATAGCCTCCAACAGCTCTTTGGAGCCAACAGGCTGTCCGTTTGAACAGACCTGGTGTCAGTATACTCCCGCCATCAACCTGGCCCAGTACATCACCTCTGACGTCCTCATTGGGGTGGGATACCCAGCATGCAACGTGATGTCCTACACGCTATATTCCAAAATCCTTGGACCCAAGCCTCAGGTAAGAAGACTGAAAAGTAGATCATAGGTTTGATACCTCATAattcaaataaatgctaatgctTGGGAGCGCTGAATATGTTGTTTTCTGCAGGGTGTGTACATGGGATGGCTGACAGCCTCGGGCAGCGGGGCGCGGACATTGGGCCCAGTGTTTGTCTCGCAGGTGTACACCCTCGTTGGACCTCGTTGGGCTTTCAGCCTCATCTGTGGCATGGTTTTAGGGGCCATCGTCCTCCTCATCTCTGTTTACCACAGATTCATCGCCTTTTCTGTACGTCACGGAAGGACTGCAGATTGAAAAGTGAAGCTCTCCCGCTGTAGGGACTGATGCCGGCTCTCCCAGCTTCTATTTCCAAGAGTCTTTTAGCCAACATCTGGCTACCATGAAGACTTTTTGTTGCTGTTACTTAAGAATGTGGTAACTGACAAACAATGTCTGACAGTTTGTGTCTCAGGGTTGACCTTTGAACTCTCATGCGAAGAGATGAGGCCAGGTTATTTTCCATGACTTGACCAAAGATGGCTGCTTCGCGAGTTAAAAGGGAGCTACTGCTTGCACTGACGCGACACTCTCACTCACTTAAATGTGAAAGAAGCCATGTGATGCATATCCATTGTATTGTATAATGTGGATTAATAATATCTATACCAGATaaaagtttttaattaaatacttACTAAACTTTTGTTACTGAAAGATTGTAACTTATCGCacaagttttcatttttttcaatgttgGTTTTAAAGATAAATTACATACACAGACTGCTTTGTCATGCTATTTTTTGGAATTCACAGGCACATGGACTCTGGGAGTAACCATGACTTAATTAATGCTACTTGAAAATATATGCTATCaaattgtttgatattttgtttttacaggaagaaaatgTGCTGACCACTGaataatgtttgattaattaaatacaGCATTCCCTTATACTGTATTGAACACCTTTGCATTTACTATTCTACTGTTTAaaattattttggttttaatgaCCATTGATTGTCATTCAAGAAACTCTGGAGACATGAGCCAACTTTATAGATGCTATAAAGGAAACATTTGCACATTCAACTATTTTCCTGTCAGTTAATGgttgtacttttttaaaactacagaTTTTGTTTAcctgaaatatttcaataagTGATGTGTGAGTGTGCCTGTTCGTGCTACTGATTAACTGAGTGATGCATTAAAGAATTAACATGATCTTAGTTTCCCTGTGTCACTGTTAATACTGCATaacataatgtaatatattacatttattcagCATTAATACAGCAACAGTTATATAGTTTCACCAGATACATTTGGGGTACAAAGAAATACATGAgataagaaaataatttaacCCCCAAGGGAAAAtaggctatacaaataaattgttaaataataatgatctttatttatatttatatgcttTTTAACATCAAGTGTACATAGTGCATGCTTAATTAAATTATACCAATACAGAAagggtattaaaaaaaagaaatagatatgtgtaagtataataataataataattctaataataattagtaatattagcaataataatgaaaaagttgCCGCCCCCACTCTCCATGACTGTAATGATCTCATCAAATTCAAATCTCTTCTCAAGACCCACGTTTTTTAATTCTGCTTTcaatgtttgattgttttgttgtttttgtttttctattttgtttcttcctctctgcattGCTTTTATAGATTATGTTTTAATCTATTCTGTatgggttttattgttttaatttgtctttgatTCTGTAAACCGTCTTTGAGTACTGTTAAAAGCGctctataaaataaatgtattattatttttatatgataGATTCTCTTTtcttattatgattattttgtcCAGTAGGGGGCAACAACATGAGCAGCAATGGAGCTTTGGCACTAGAGCTGCAATGCGCATGCGTGTGCTATAAACTCCAGGTTTCATCCGGGTTCATGTGAGGCAGCGCCACTTGTTGAGAGCGCGCAGGCAACACGAAGCAGTAGGAGCAGCAGTGAGAAGATGGTAACTTTAGCGGTTAGTGTGTAACTATCTCGAGTTTAAGATTATATGAAGCGGTGCAGGGGGTGTATTTCAAACCATGGAGATATTTAGAGACGACACGGGTAAGAAAATATCTCTTTCTGCCTCTTGTAAAAAGTTGGTAGCGAGTTTAGCTCAGAAGCTAAAGTTTAGCTCCCACTAAGTTAGTTTTAGCTTTAGAAATCTTCTGTGAAGTTTTATTTGACGTTTGtgtgtcttcctctctttcagAGTTTACTGATATCCAAATCGTGGTAAGTATACCTGTGAAATGATCCTCTTTTGATACACATGTGAAAAAGTTAAGACATGGTAATAGTCCACATGTTTGCTGCAGGGGATAACGCAGCCTACATGATATGTCCTCGAAGTTGAATGTTTGTTAAGGATTCATCAGATTAACTTTTGAAAACAGTGCCTATGATTAATGCCAGTTTGAAGACACTGTAAAAGGTGCACGTAATCACTTCCTgcgtttttttgtttgtttactttggcGCTTTCCAGATAAAACAATGATTCACACTTCAGTTTACCACACAAAAAAGTGCTGAGTTATCATCGTGACTCCACCAAATGACT contains:
- the mfsd8 gene encoding major facilitator superfamily domain-containing protein 8 is translated as MPQLVDSDDTTPLLRDDASSDDSQDEDYKSRWRSIRVMYFTMFLSSVGFTIVITSLWPYLQKIDDSANATFLGWIVAAYSLGQMVASPIFGLWSNYRPRREPLVCSIFINLSANIYYAYAYLPKTNNKVHMLMSRAFVGFGAGNVAVVRSYVAGATSLKERTNAMANMSACQALGFILGPALQAGLSFVGEHGFTVKIIDLQLNMYTAPALLATFFGLINILLVVLVLREHRVDDHGRQIRAINYTSEDRVDINEETEETIDQVAVLTSNALFFIIMFIFAVFETIATPLSMDMFSWTRKEAVLYNGIIICGIGFESILVFLIVKMASQRFGDRPVLLVGLAIIFCGFFILLPWGNQYPKIQWADLKNTSMVSQMSEVTIASNSSLEPTGCPFEQTWCQYTPAINLAQYITSDVLIGVGYPACNVMSYTLYSKILGPKPQGVYMGWLTASGSGARTLGPVFVSQVYTLVGPRWAFSLICGMVLGAIVLLISVYHRFIAFSVRHGRTAD